From Fundulus heteroclitus isolate FHET01 chromosome 14, MU-UCD_Fhet_4.1, whole genome shotgun sequence, the proteins below share one genomic window:
- the trmt10a gene encoding RNA (guanine-9-)-methyltransferase domain-containing protein 2, whose protein sequence is MADVSGEAAASAGQSGTGDSASGNQSLSKRQMKKLLKQQKWEEERELRKQKRKERKQQRKQQRQNTQQENRGDGQSARKRPRREVAPSALRLVVDCSFDDLMLIKDVRKLHKQIQRCYAENRRALHPVQLYLTSLGGQLKQSMDEKDKGWVNWKDITIKEEHYSKVVAKDELMYLTSDSPNVLGELDQKKAYVIGGLVDHNHHKGITYERAKELGIEHAQLPLSSFVKMNSRKVLAVNHVFEIILAYLEKGSWQEAFFTVLPQRKGAVAVSQDQTNPQENDDNEEEESSSDSDLDAAEQTEIRD, encoded by the exons ATGGCTGATGTTAGCGGGGAGGCTGCAGCTTCTGCTGGGCAGAGCGGCACCGGAGACTCTGCCTCAGGAAACCAGAGCCTGTCCAAGAGGCAGATGAAGAAGCTCCTGAAGCAGCAGAAATGGGAAGAAGAGAGGGAGCTGCGAAA GCAGAAAAGAAAGGAGAGGAAGCAGCAGCGCAAGCAGCAGAGGCAGAATACCCAGCAGGAGAACAGGGGAGACGGTCAGAGCGCCCGCAAACGGCCACGGCGAGAGGTGGCGCCCAGCGCCCTGAGGCTGGTGGTGGACTGCAGCTTCGACGACCTCATGCTCATCAAG GATGTTCGGAAGCTGCACAAGCAGATCCAGCGCTGCTACGCTGAGAACAGACGGGCTTTACATCCTGTTCAG TTGTATCTAACCAGTCTGGGAGGACAGCTTAAACAGAGCATGGATGAAAAGGACAAAGGATGGGTGAACTGGAAG GACATTACCATTAAAGAGGAGCACTACAGCAAAGTTGTGGCCAAGGATGAGCTCATGTACCTGACCTCAGACTCTCCCAATGTGCTGGGGGAGCTGGACCAAAAGAAGGCCTACGTGATCGGGGGTCTGGTGGACCACAACCACCATAAG GGCATCACTTACGAGCGAGCGAAGGAGCTGGGGATCGAGCACGCACAGCTTCCTCTGAGCAGTTTCGTTAAAATGAACAGTCGGAAGGTTCTGGCAGTCAACCATG TTTTTGAGATCATCCTGGCTTATCTTGAGAAGGGCAGCTGGCAGGAGGCTTTCTTCACCGTCCTCCCTCAGAGAAAAGGAGCCGTGGCCGTCAGCCAGGACCAAACAAACCCCCAGGAGAACGACGACAACGAAGAAGAAGAGTCCAGTTCTGACTCGGACCTGGACGCGGCAGAGCAAACGGAAATCAGAGACTAA